The DNA window CGGACCGCGACGTCATTCGGGAAATGGCCGCGGTTCTTGATGACCTTACGTAATTGATAGTTCAGCGACTCGATCGAGTTCGTGGTGTAAATGACCTTGCGCAGTTCGGGTGGGAACGCCAAGAAGGGGATGAAACGGTCCCACGCCCGGTCGAAAGCCTGTGCTGCACTGGGGTATTTGACACCCAACTCCGAGTCGCGGAAGGCCTCCCACTCGAGGCGGGCGACCTCGACATCCGGGGCTGTGTAGATCGGTTTGATCGCCCGGGCCACCTCCTTGCGGTCTTTGTAGTTGACGAACCGCATCGCGTTGCGGATCAGATGCACCACGCACGTCTGCACGGTGGCCAGCGGCCAGGTCGCCTCGATCGCCTCGGGGAATCCGGTGAGCCCGTCACAGCACACGACCAGCACGTCTTTGACGCCGCGGTTGGCCAGATTCGCGCACACCCCGGCCCAGAACCTCGCGCCCTCTTCGGCCTGTATCCAGATCCCCAACACATGCTTGATACCGGCCATGTCGACGCCAATCGCTATGTGGGCGTGTTTGTTTCGGACGTGGGCGCCGTCTTTGACCTTCACCACCAACGCGTCGAGATAGATGACGGGGTACAGCGCCTCCAGCGGCCGGTTCTGCCATTCGTCGACCGCGTCGAGGACCTCGTCGCAGATCTTGGAGATCGTCTCGTGGGACAGATCGGTGCCGATTGTGGATGCGAGGTGGTGTTGGATATCGCGCAACGTCATGCCGCCGGCATAGAGCGAGATGATGATGTCATCGAGGCCACCGAGCCGGCGCGACCCCTTGGGGACCAGACGTGGGGTGAACGTGCCGTCACGGTCACGAGGGACGTTCAGCTCGACCGGACCGGCTTCGGAGGCGACCGTTTTCGGGGTCGACCCGTTGCGGGCATTCGGCAGTTCCCGACCGCCCGGGTCGCCCTTGTCATAGCCGAGGTGATCGGTCAGTTCGGCTTTCAGCCCACGTTCGAGGGCGAGTTTGATCAGACCCGGAATTAGGCCACCGTCCCCGGTGATCTGAACCTGCCCGGTATCGATCTGGGCCAACAACTCATCGACCATGCCCGAAGCCGCCAACGCCTCGGCCACCTCCGCAGTCGAACGTGGCTCGGCCAGCTCAGGCAACTGATGATCGTCGTGGCCCTGCTGCTTGTCGTCTAACGCCATGCTCATAGATCTTCCTCTCACTGATGAGCACTGGACTTACACAGACCATCTGACACCCCCGCCCGCCATCTTCGCTGGCGACGAGTCCCAGCGGGTTGGGTGCCGAGCTCCGCGGGCCGGGATGGCCGGAGGCGAAGATCCGATCAGAGCCGGTTACCCCGGCCAGTCCCATGAAGTCGTCGTCGGAGACGCCGACCCGGCTGGTGGTTCCATCTGCGGTGAGGGCGATTACGCCGGTGTGAGTTCCGGCGAGGATGGTGCCGTCGGCGCGGATGTGCAGGGCGTGGAGGTGGTCGAGTTCTGGGGTCAGTGTTGCGCTCTCTGCTGAGGTTGCCGACGGTGGTGGGGATGTGGGTTGTTCCCGGGTGGAGCAGCCGGTTAGCACAATCAGCGTGGCGATGACTGCGAGGACGACCGCAGCGGTGCGGTTGGACGGGTTTGAGGCAGGCAAGCGGCTAGGACTTTCGTGTGGGTAGGACTGAGTTCGGGCGTGGGTGGTGTGGTGATCGGGGTGGTGGCGAGACCGGGTAGGAGCCGCCCTAACCCTCTGGGGGTGTCGTGGTCACGACTTCTGGATGGGGGTGGAAGGCTGTGAAGGCTTTTGGCCGCAATGCTTTTGGAGGACGAGGGAGATGAGGACGTTGCCGAGGTGGTGACGTGCCCCGGAGAGGTCGCCGATCGCAGCGAGGTGGCGGACGAGACCGATGTGTGCGGCGAGGTGGCGGCGTCGGTTCGAGGTGACGCTGAGGTGGTGGGCGCGGTGGAAAAACTGGTGGGTCGAGTATGGCGTGGGTGCTCGGTAGACGTCTCGCATGGCATGCAGATACTGACGACGGTGGTCGTCGGGGGGCGAGTGCGTCTCCTTCGGGTTCTCGGTCACGGCGCATTCCTCGGACTGGTACGCGCAGGCCGGGTCAACCCGCGTCAACTAACTACTATAAAACCTAGTAATTGGCGGCGCGGTCGGTGCCTGAGTTGCGGCGTCACCGACGAACTTCTGGGGCATACTGGCTGGTGGTGCAGGTGGTGGGTCGCCGGGAAGGTGTGTTGAGTGTGGGTCTCAGCGAGCACGACGGCGGGGCGTCGAGGATCGAGGCGAACGATGGGTGAGCATCCATGAGTGCAGCGGTGGTGTTAGTTGTTGCCGCGGGTGTGCTGGGCTGGTTGTGGCCTCGATGGATGGTTCGGGTGCAGGGCCGTATCGATGCTCGTTGGGTGTTGGTGGCCTGGCCGGCCGCGCAGGTCGTGTTTGCGATGTTGTGGGTGGGAGCTGTTGTGACGCTGGCGGTTCCCGGCCATTTCGGCATCCATTCGTTGTCCGAGGTGGTGTCGTGTCTGCGGGTGTTGTCACACGGCGCATCCCCGCGGGTGGAAGCGATCTCCGGTGGCGTGCTGGCGGTGGTGACCGGGGCAGCGATTGTCCGAGCGGTGACGATCGCGGTGCGATCGGCGGTGCGGATGCGTGGTGCTCGTGAGGAGTATCTGCAGTCGTTGCGGTTGGTGGGCGCCCGCAGTGAGCGCTATCCCGACGTGTGGTGGCTCGCCGACGGGCGGCCGATGGCGTTTTGTCTGCCGGGCAAGGATGCCGGCATTGCCGCCACGACCGGGTTACAGGCGGCGTTGTCCGGTGAGGAACTCGATGCCGTCGTTGCCCATGAGCGCGCACACCGGCGGCAACGTCATCACACCGTGGTGTTGGCGGCCCGCGCTCTCGGGCGTGCGTTCCCGCTGATTCCGTTGTTCAGCCGCGCGGGCCGTGAGGTCGCCGGCTTGGTCGAGCAAGCCGCCGATGCCCGCGCCGCCCAGCTGGTGGGTGCGCGGGCGGTCTGCTCGGCGTTGGGAACGTTGGCCCGTTCGGGACCTGTAGCGGGCCCGGTGGGTGTGTTGTCGATCAGCGATTCGTCGTCCGTGGGGCCGCGGCTGAGCCGCTTGGACTCCGGTCACCGGTGCCGGTCGCGACGTCATCATGTGGGTGCCGCCGCGGCGGTGGCTGGTGTGGTGGCGGTACCGACCACGCTAGCGGTGTCCGGTGTCGTCGCGGCGATGGTGATCGCGATGTGTGTGTAGCCGAGACCGACCCGGGCAGGTCCGACCGCTAGGGGTTGTTGAGAAGCTGCTGCATCCTCGCAATTTCGCTCTCCTGATCAGTGACGATCTGACGTGCCAGAGCGATCGCCTCGGGCGATTGGCCGTCTTGAATCTCGGTCTTGGCCATGGCGATGGCGCCGCGGTGGTGTTCGATCATCTGCGTCAGGAACAGGCGCGACGCCTCGGCGCCTTGCGCGTCGCGTAGCTGCTGCATCTGTTCTGGCGACATCATGCCCATCATCGACGGCATCGGGGAGGAACCCGGCGCCATCGACGTACCCATGTCCATGTTGTGCCCCTGGCCCTCGAGTGGGGCTCCCCATTGCTCCAGCCACGACTGCATCTGCTCGATCTCAGGCTGCTGAGCGTCTTTGATCTGCTGGGCCAGACTGACGACCTGGGGGTTGATGTTGTCCTTCTCCAACAGGATGTCGCTCATCATGATCGCCTGGGTGTGGTGCGGGATCATCTGCTGGGCGAACGAGATGTCCGCGCTGTTGTGTTCGGCAGTGGCCGCCGCTGACGATTCGGTACTGACCGTGCTGGTACCCATCCCCGACATCGAGGAATGATCCTCAGTCGAGGTGTCCGAACACGCGGCCACCACTGTCAGAACAGCCGCCGCGGCAGCAACGACGACACCGGTTCGTGTGGCTCTCATCGATCTCCTCCTCAAGGGTGATACTTCGCCACCGCCCGGCGGCGCTTCCATAACAATTCTACTAACACCGATAGTAGTTAGTCGCCTGCCCGGCACCCACAAAACGGGCGGTGAACTGCGCAAACAACGCCGCTAATGCCCGATTAGTTCGCTTCGTGGCGGGATGTTGTGTGACTGGTGGGGCACAAGTGACTTGTGGTGTGATCTCGCGGGTACACGCATGGCACTCGTGCGTGGGTCTACGACGTCCGCGGGAAAGGTGCGACCGCATGCAGATGGTGTTGACATCGCTACGGGTCAAGGCGGGGCAGCGGTGGGGCCCCAAGGCGCTGGGGGTGGCGGTGGCGGTGTGTGTGGGCGTTGCGCCTGTGATCGCCACCGCACCGGCGGCGGCCTCGACCGATGGACATGTGGCCGGGGAGTTGATCGCGATCGTGCAGGACTCGGTGAAGGCCGCATTGGGTGGTGCTGCAGCGGCGAGTTTGGGGGAGCCGATCACGCAGGCGGCGTCCTGCCTGGGCGCTCAGGCCCAGTCGGGCAGTGTCGGCGATGCGGGCAGTGTGGCCGCGCTGCAGTGCTTCGGCACGTTTTCGCTCATTGATCCGATAGACGGGTTCCGGATCATCGACGCGTTACCGCTGGCTCGGCTGGTGGCCACCCTGATCGCCGCGATCGTGCCGCACGATCCGAACGAGCCGCATGGCCCCCAACCGCAGGAACCCGGAACGCCGACGCCGCTGCTGCCCGGTAGTGGCGGTGCGGTGGCGCCGACTGCGGGTGAGATCACGTCCACCTTCGGTGACGGACGGGGCCATCAGGGCATTGATATCGGTAATGATCTGGGTGCGCCGATTGTCGCTGTGGCTGACGGGGAGGTCATCACCTCCGGACCCGCTGAGGGGTTCGGGTTGTGGATGCGGATCCGGCACGATGACGGCACGATCACCACCTACGGCCACAACGACGAGAATCTGCTCGAGCAGGGCGCGCGAGTACGGATGGGGCAATCGATCGCCACGGTGGGCAACCGTGGGGTGTCGACCGGCCCGCATCTGCATTTCGAGGTTCTCGATCCGACGGGAGTCAACGTCGATCCGGCACAGTGGCTGGCCGATCGTGGGGTGGTTCTGGCGATGGCCGCTGATGCCGACGCCCCCGCGCCGGGGCCGGTGGTGCCCCAGTGGGTCGGCGAACGACGCCTGTGACGAGCCAGCGCGGTGTGGTGGGTCAGGAACGAACGAGGCGAGCGATGGCCGCCGAGGCTTCAGCGATCTTCTCCTGTGCCTCGTCGCCGCCGGCGTGGGCGGCATCGAGCACGCAGTGGGTGAGGTGGTCGTCGAGCAAGCCCAGCGCCACCCCCTCCAGTGCCTTGGTCAGCGCCGAGATCTGGGTCAGGATGTCGATGCAGTACTGCTCCTCATCGACCATCCGGTGGATACCTCGGGATTGGCCTTCGATGCGCTTGAGCCGGGCCAGGTATTTGCCCTTGTCGCTGATGTAACCGTGGGAGGAGTGTTCCGGTGCGGAGGAGTTTCCCGGGGCGGAGGCAGTGGTCATGGACTCACCTTCTCAATGGATCTCGGTCGGTTGTGCTGCAGTGCACGCACTGTACTCGCGCCTGGGTGCAGGTCGAGTCGGCGCAGCAGTTGCGCGTTGAGTGCGACCACGACCGTCGAGGCTGACATCAGAATCGCTCCGACCGACATCGGCAGGACGAACCCGATGGGCGCGAGAATTCCGGCGGCCAGCGGTACCGAGATCAGGTTGTATCCCGCTGCCCACCACAGGTTCTGCTTCATTTTTCGGTAGCTGGCGTCCGACAGCTCGATGACCGACAGCACCGAGCGGGGGTCGTCGCTGGCGAGGATGACCCCGGCCGAGGCGATCGCGACGTCGGTGCCGGCCCCGATCGCGATGCCCACATCGGCCTGGGCCAGGGCGGGGGCGTCGTTGACGCCGTCGCCCACCATCGCCACCTTGCGTCCTTCGTGCTGCAGTTCGGCCACCTTGCTGGCTTTGTCTTCCGGGCGTACACCGGCGAACACCCGATCGATACCGAGGTCGTGAGCGACGGTGTGCGCGACCGCTTCGGCGTCGCCGGTAATCATCACAACCTCGACCCCGCGGGCGTGCAGCACCTCGACGGCTTGGCGGGATTCCCCGCGCACCTCATCAGCAAGTTTGAGAGCTCCAATCAGCTCAGTGTCGCGGGTGACATGCAGGATGATTGCGCCGTCGGCGCGCCAGCGATCAGCGATGGCCAGTTCCTGATGGCCCTGTTCCTCGAGCATGCGGGGCCCGCCCACCCGCACTGTGGCGCCCTCGACGCGAGCGGTCACACCGACCGCCGGTGACGAGGTGAAGTCGGTGGCCGCCGGCACCGGCCGCGCGCGGTCTCCGGCAGCTGCGACAATCGCTCGCGCCAACGGGTGCTCACTGTCGGCTTCGGCGCTGGCGGCCAGGGCGAGCACGGTGTCCTCATCGACGCCGTCGGCGGCCGCGATCTCGATGACCGTGGGCTCACCCTTGGTCAGGGTTCCGGTCTTGTCGAACAGCACCGCATCCACAGTGCGCATGGCCTCAAGTGCCAACCGGTCTTTAACCAGCACGCCGCCGCGGGCGGCGCGTTCGGTGGCAATGGCCACCACCAGGGGGATAGCCAAGCCGAGTGCGTGCGGGCAGGCGATGACCAGCACGGTGATGGTTCGAATCACCGCCTGGTCGGGTTGGCCGATGACCGTCCACACGATGGCCGTGATGATCGCTGAGCCGAGCGCGAACCAGAACAGCAGCGCTGCAGCGGAATCGGCCAGCCGCTGGGCGCGGGAGGTGGAGTTCTGCGCGTCTGCCACCAGGCGCTGAATCCCGGCCAGCGCCGTGTCATCGCCGGTGGCGGTGATCTGGACCCGCAGCCCCGAGTCGGTGGCCACCGTGCCGGCCACCACCTGATCGCCGATGCCGCGGCGCACCGTGCGCGATTCTCCGGTGACCATGGATTCATCGAGCTCGGCCGAGCCGTCTACGACGCGACCGTCGGCCGGCACGCTGGCCCCCGGGCGCACGATCACCACATCTCCGACCTGCAGCTCACTGGGAGCAACCGTGGTGATCTGGTCGCCATCGACGCGTTCGGCCTCATCGGGCAGCAGCGCGGCCAGCGAGTCCAGGGCCGAAGTTGTCTGGGCCAGCGACCGCATCTCGATCCAATGCCCCAACAGCATGATCACGATGAGCAGCGCCAGTTCCCACCAGAAGTCCAGTTCGTGGTGCAACACACCGATGCTCGCACCCCAGGACGCCACGAAGGCCACCGTGATCGCCAAGGCGATCAACAGCATCATTCCCGGTGCACGCGACCGCAGTTCTGAATAGGCGCCTACCAGGAACGGCCGCCCACCCCAGCAGTACATCACCGTACCCAGCACCGGTGAGACCCACTTCAACACCTCACCATCGGGTAGGTCATAGCCGATGAGCATCGCGAACATGGGCGAAAAGGCCACGACCGGCACAGCCAGGGCCAGCATGATCCAGAACAGCCGCCGGAACTGCCCGACGTGATCACCATGCCCCCCATGCCCAGCGTGATCATGGTCTGCGCGGGCGCGCTCAGCATGGTGATCGTGGTGGTTGTGTGACGCTGCGGCGAGTTGGCCGTGGTGGCGTTCATCGGCGGCGTCGTGACCGACGTGCTCAGGGGAAGAGTGCTCGGAGGAGGAGTGCTCGTTCATACCGTCACCTTATACCCCTGGGGGGTATACGTCGAGGGGTTGGTGGATGGAGTTGTGGACGATGAGTGGGGCGGGCTGGTGAAGGCGCGTAACCGCAGGCTGTTGCTGACGACGAACACGCTGGACAACGCCATGGCGGCCCCAGCCAGCATGGGGTTGAGCAGTCCCAGCGCGGCCAGCGGTATCGCGGCGACGTTGTAGGCGAATGCCCAGAACAGGTTCATTTTGATCGTTTTCAGAGTGGTGCGTGCCAAGGCGATCGCGTCGGCGGCAGCGTTGAGGTCGCCGCGGACCA is part of the Gordonia bronchialis DSM 43247 genome and encodes:
- a CDS encoding IS256 family transposase, with the protein product MSMALDDKQQGHDDHQLPELAEPRSTAEVAEALAASGMVDELLAQIDTGQVQITGDGGLIPGLIKLALERGLKAELTDHLGYDKGDPGGRELPNARNGSTPKTVASEAGPVELNVPRDRDGTFTPRLVPKGSRRLGGLDDIIISLYAGGMTLRDIQHHLASTIGTDLSHETISKICDEVLDAVDEWQNRPLEALYPVIYLDALVVKVKDGAHVRNKHAHIAIGVDMAGIKHVLGIWIQAEEGARFWAGVCANLANRGVKDVLVVCCDGLTGFPEAIEATWPLATVQTCVVHLIRNAMRFVNYKDRKEVARAIKPIYTAPDVEVARLEWEAFRDSELGVKYPSAAQAFDRAWDRFIPFLAFPPELRKVIYTTNSIESLNYQLRKVIKNRGHFPNDVAVRKLLWLAICDIEDKRARQREKERGKPAATRKAPGRLVEGQVVTNWKQALGQLALAYPDRIEPHLT
- a CDS encoding M56 family metallopeptidase — encoded protein: MSAAVVLVVAAGVLGWLWPRWMVRVQGRIDARWVLVAWPAAQVVFAMLWVGAVVTLAVPGHFGIHSLSEVVSCLRVLSHGASPRVEAISGGVLAVVTGAAIVRAVTIAVRSAVRMRGAREEYLQSLRLVGARSERYPDVWWLADGRPMAFCLPGKDAGIAATTGLQAALSGEELDAVVAHERAHRRQRHHTVVLAARALGRAFPLIPLFSRAGREVAGLVEQAADARAAQLVGARAVCSALGTLARSGPVAGPVGVLSISDSSSVGPRLSRLDSGHRCRSRRHHVGAAAAVAGVVAVPTTLAVSGVVAAMVIAMCV
- a CDS encoding DUF305 domain-containing protein — translated: MRATRTGVVVAAAAAVLTVVAACSDTSTEDHSSMSGMGTSTVSTESSAAATAEHNSADISFAQQMIPHHTQAIMMSDILLEKDNINPQVVSLAQQIKDAQQPEIEQMQSWLEQWGAPLEGQGHNMDMGTSMAPGSSPMPSMMGMMSPEQMQQLRDAQGAEASRLFLTQMIEHHRGAIAMAKTEIQDGQSPEAIALARQIVTDQESEIARMQQLLNNP
- a CDS encoding M23 family metallopeptidase, whose product is MQMVLTSLRVKAGQRWGPKALGVAVAVCVGVAPVIATAPAAASTDGHVAGELIAIVQDSVKAALGGAAAASLGEPITQAASCLGAQAQSGSVGDAGSVAALQCFGTFSLIDPIDGFRIIDALPLARLVATLIAAIVPHDPNEPHGPQPQEPGTPTPLLPGSGGAVAPTAGEITSTFGDGRGHQGIDIGNDLGAPIVAVADGEVITSGPAEGFGLWMRIRHDDGTITTYGHNDENLLEQGARVRMGQSIATVGNRGVSTGPHLHFEVLDPTGVNVDPAQWLADRGVVLAMAADADAPAPGPVVPQWVGERRL
- a CDS encoding metal-sensitive transcriptional regulator encodes the protein MTTASAPGNSSAPEHSSHGYISDKGKYLARLKRIEGQSRGIHRMVDEEQYCIDILTQISALTKALEGVALGLLDDHLTHCVLDAAHAGGDEAQEKIAEASAAIARLVRS
- a CDS encoding copper-translocating P-type ATPase; the protein is MNEHSSSEHSSPEHVGHDAADERHHGQLAAASHNHHDHHAERARADHDHAGHGGHGDHVGQFRRLFWIMLALAVPVVAFSPMFAMLIGYDLPDGEVLKWVSPVLGTVMYCWGGRPFLVGAYSELRSRAPGMMLLIALAITVAFVASWGASIGVLHHELDFWWELALLIVIMLLGHWIEMRSLAQTTSALDSLAALLPDEAERVDGDQITTVAPSELQVGDVVIVRPGASVPADGRVVDGSAELDESMVTGESRTVRRGIGDQVVAGTVATDSGLRVQITATGDDTALAGIQRLVADAQNSTSRAQRLADSAAALLFWFALGSAIITAIVWTVIGQPDQAVIRTITVLVIACPHALGLAIPLVVAIATERAARGGVLVKDRLALEAMRTVDAVLFDKTGTLTKGEPTVIEIAAADGVDEDTVLALAASAEADSEHPLARAIVAAAGDRARPVPAATDFTSSPAVGVTARVEGATVRVGGPRMLEEQGHQELAIADRWRADGAIILHVTRDTELIGALKLADEVRGESRQAVEVLHARGVEVVMITGDAEAVAHTVAHDLGIDRVFAGVRPEDKASKVAELQHEGRKVAMVGDGVNDAPALAQADVGIAIGAGTDVAIASAGVILASDDPRSVLSVIELSDASYRKMKQNLWWAAGYNLISVPLAAGILAPIGFVLPMSVGAILMSASTVVVALNAQLLRRLDLHPGASTVRALQHNRPRSIEKVSP